The Haladaptatus cibarius D43 genome window below encodes:
- a CDS encoding RNase P subunit p30 family protein, whose protein sequence is MYESVHAVPDGDSTVARFAATAAEYGFDGIVVRNHGDSRGEFDAEKVSDEYDVDVVDGLEIRADNPSQASGHVGNFRPKSTILLFHGGTSKLNRFAVEEERIDVLAHPMENRGDFNHVLAKAAKEHGVRVEFNFSRVLRADGGRRVQAIKDLRKLREIVTKYDTPFVVSADAHSHLQLRAPRELVAVGETIGFSAEQVETGLREWKKLAERNRTIRSDDFIAPGVKRGRYEEDD, encoded by the coding sequence ATGTACGAAAGCGTCCACGCCGTTCCGGACGGGGACAGCACCGTCGCGCGCTTTGCGGCCACGGCCGCAGAGTACGGATTCGACGGTATCGTCGTCCGGAACCACGGCGATTCGCGGGGGGAGTTCGACGCCGAGAAGGTAAGCGACGAATACGACGTGGACGTAGTTGACGGCCTCGAAATCCGCGCGGACAACCCCTCACAGGCCAGCGGGCACGTCGGAAACTTCCGACCGAAATCGACGATTCTCCTGTTTCACGGCGGCACGTCGAAACTCAACCGCTTCGCCGTTGAGGAAGAGCGAATCGACGTGCTCGCCCATCCCATGGAGAATCGCGGCGATTTCAATCACGTGCTGGCAAAAGCCGCGAAAGAACACGGCGTCAGGGTCGAGTTCAACTTCTCGCGCGTCCTCCGCGCCGACGGCGGAAGGCGGGTGCAGGCCATCAAAGACCTACGGAAACTACGCGAAATCGTCACGAAATACGACACGCCGTTCGTCGTCAGCGCGGACGCACACTCCCATCTGCAACTGCGCGCCCCCCGCGAACTGGTGGCCGTCGGCGAGACGATTGGATTTTCCGCCGAGCAGGTCGAGACGGGGCTTCGGGAGTGGAAGAAACTGGCCGAGCGAAACCGAACGATTCGCTCCGACGATTTCATAGCCCCCGGCGTGAAACGTGGGCGGTATGAAGAAGACGATTGA
- a CDS encoding phytoene/squalene synthase family protein, with amino-acid sequence MDSHPPTPASSDQSTRADLDWCHEAVQGVSRTFAITIDLLEEPMADAICVGYLLCRVADTIEDAGHIPPDEQTRLLQQYNDVLDPDEPTTVDEFHASAEQWIPDDGGDDWAVVEHAPRVVDTFATCPESVRQAVRPPVRELVGGMAMFVERYDDTGGLRIRTLPELEEYCYYVAGTVGELITNLVCRGADDDQADRLRENSESFALLLQLVNVSKDVYVDYHDENNVYLPATWLDDEGVPQDALCDPEHHDDVAGVVARTAEHADGFADDAQTYLESMPQTQGNRLVAWTIPYLLAVGTLREVKKRPEDALRRAGIKVSREEVHALIGSLSGGVDRDMLGELRRTIAERPFHRA; translated from the coding sequence ATGGACAGCCACCCACCGACTCCCGCGAGTTCCGACCAGTCAACCCGCGCCGACCTCGATTGGTGTCACGAGGCGGTGCAAGGGGTTTCCCGCACGTTCGCCATCACAATCGACTTACTCGAAGAGCCGATGGCGGATGCCATCTGCGTCGGTTATCTACTCTGTCGCGTCGCGGATACGATTGAGGACGCAGGACACATCCCACCGGACGAACAGACGCGTCTCCTCCAGCAGTACAACGACGTACTCGACCCCGACGAACCGACAACGGTAGACGAGTTTCACGCCAGCGCGGAGCAGTGGATTCCGGACGACGGGGGCGACGACTGGGCTGTCGTCGAACACGCCCCCCGAGTGGTGGATACGTTCGCAACCTGCCCGGAATCAGTCCGGCAAGCAGTCAGACCGCCGGTTCGGGAACTCGTCGGCGGGATGGCGATGTTCGTGGAGCGCTACGACGACACCGGTGGCCTCCGCATCCGCACGCTTCCGGAACTCGAAGAGTACTGTTACTACGTCGCGGGAACGGTCGGCGAACTCATCACGAACCTCGTCTGTCGCGGCGCGGACGACGACCAAGCCGACCGACTGCGGGAAAATTCGGAGTCGTTCGCCCTCCTCCTCCAACTGGTGAACGTCTCGAAGGACGTGTACGTGGATTACCACGACGAGAACAACGTCTACCTCCCGGCGACGTGGCTGGACGACGAGGGCGTCCCGCAGGACGCCCTCTGCGACCCGGAACATCACGACGACGTCGCGGGTGTCGTCGCCCGCACCGCGGAGCACGCAGATGGCTTCGCCGACGACGCCCAAACCTACTTGGAGAGCATGCCACAGACGCAGGGCAATCGCCTCGTCGCGTGGACGATTCCGTACCTCCTCGCGGTCGGTACCCTCCGCGAGGTGAAAAAACGTCCCGAAGACGCCCTTCGGCGCGCCGGAATCAAGGTGTCGCGGGAGGAAGTGCACGCGCTCATCGGTTCGCTCTCGGGCGGCGTTGACCGCGACATGCTCGGCGAACTGCGCCGGACGATTGCGGAGCGGCCCTTCCATCGGGCCTAA